From Thiovulum sp. ES, a single genomic window includes:
- a CDS encoding ABC-type uncharacterized transport system, permease component (PFAM: Binding-protein-dependent transport system inner membrane component), with protein sequence MKSNFWKRFKRNHRATFSLYIFLGIFTISLFSNFIANEKPILVIYKEKIYFPIFFDYFETEFGGDFETFADYKDIYISDKILENGEIFWTPIHFSYNTINYELESPAPSPPTAENILGTDDQGRDILSRILYGLRISIIFGLLLTIFSTIIAIFIGGIQGYYGGNIDLFGQRFIEIWAGLPLLFLIIILSEFITPNFWTLLGIMLLFSWIPVSSLVRTEFLRVRNFEFVIASKVLGASDFWIIRKHMIPNGIVATVTYLPFILVSSIVTLTSLDFLGFGLSVESASLGEMLSQAKNNLHAPWIGITIFLTLSILLTSLVFIGEGIRDGFDSKK encoded by the coding sequence TTGAAAAGTAATTTTTGGAAAAGGTTTAAAAGAAATCATAGAGCAACTTTTTCACTCTACATTTTTCTAGGAATTTTCACAATTTCACTTTTCTCAAACTTTATTGCCAATGAAAAACCCATACTCGTAATTTATAAAGAAAAGATATATTTTCCAATATTTTTCGACTATTTTGAAACAGAGTTTGGTGGAGATTTTGAAACTTTTGCCGACTACAAAGATATTTATATTTCAGACAAAATTTTAGAAAACGGTGAAATCTTTTGGACACCAATCCATTTTAGCTACAACACAATAAATTACGAATTGGAATCTCCTGCACCATCTCCGCCAACCGCCGAAAATATTTTAGGAACAGATGATCAGGGTCGGGATATTTTGTCAAGAATTTTATACGGTCTCCGAATTTCTATAATTTTTGGACTTTTGCTAACTATTTTTTCAACAATTATTGCAATTTTTATCGGCGGAATTCAGGGATATTACGGCGGAAATATTGATCTGTTTGGTCAGCGATTTATTGAAATTTGGGCAGGATTACCGCTACTTTTTTTAATAATAATTCTTTCGGAATTTATTACACCGAATTTTTGGACACTTCTAGGAATTATGTTGCTTTTTTCATGGATTCCAGTTTCTTCGCTTGTCCGAACAGAATTTTTGAGAGTTCGGAATTTTGAGTTTGTCATCGCTTCAAAAGTTCTTGGGGCTTCAGATTTTTGGATTATCCGAAAACACATGATTCCAAACGGAATTGTTGCGACGGTAACATATTTGCCATTTATTCTTGTGAGTTCGATTGTTACTTTGACTTCTCTTGATTTTTTGGGTTTTGGTCTTTCGGTCGAGTCGGCATCACTTGGAGAAATGTTGAGTCAAGCAAAAAATAATTTACATGCTCCATGGATTGGAATTACAATTTTTCTGACACTCTCAATATTATTAACATCGCTTGTTTTTATTGGTGAGGGAATTCGTGACGGTTTTGATAGTAAAAAGTAG